One stretch of Rhinolophus ferrumequinum isolate MPI-CBG mRhiFer1 chromosome 3, mRhiFer1_v1.p, whole genome shotgun sequence DNA includes these proteins:
- the LOC117020241 gene encoding patr class I histocompatibility antigen, A-126 alpha chain-like, which yields MSPRTRPHADCPQSWRLRVMGPRTLLLLLSGALGLSGTRAGSHSMTYFITTWSRPGRGEPRYIEVGYVDGTQFVRFDSDAASPRMEPRAAWMEGPWVEQEDPQYWEEETLRARDWAQSYRVDLNTLRGYYNQSEAGSHTFQRMYGCDVGPDGRLLRGYLQFAYDSADYIALNEDTRSWTAADTAAQITRRKWEAADVAKGFREYFEGTCLEWLLKYLENGKETLQRADPPKTHVTHHRTSDRDVTLKCWALGFYPAEITVTWQRDGEDLTQDTELVETRPAGDGTFQKWAAVGVPSGEEQRYTCHVQHEGLPEPLTLRWEPPPQAAIPAGMVVGIIAGLVLLGAAVTGAVLWRRKHAGGKGGSYAQAAGGDSAQGSDVSLTASRA from the exons ATGTCTCCACGGACCCGCCCGCACGCAGATTGTCCCCAGAGCTGGAGGCTGCGGGTCATGGGCCCCCGAACGCTCCTCCTGCTGCTCTCGGGGGCCCTGGGCCTGTCGGGGACCCGGGCGG GCTCCCACTCCATGACGTATTTCATCACCACCTGGTCCCGGCCCGGCCGCGGGGAGCCCCGGTACATCGAAGTCGGATACGTGGACGGCACGCAGTTCGTGCGGTTCGACAGCGACGCGGCGAGTCCGAGGATGGAGCCGCGGGCGGCGTGGATGGAGGGGCCGTGGGTGGAGCAGGAGGATCCACAGTATTGGGAAGAGGAGACACTACGTGCCAGGGACTGGGCACAGAGTTACCGAGTGGACCTGAACACCCTGCGCGGCTACTACAACCAGAGCGAGGCCG GGTCTCACACCTTCCAGAGGATGTACGGCTGCGACGTGGGGCCGGACGGGCGCCTCCTCCGCGGGTACCTTCAGTTCGCCTACGACAGCGCCGACTACATCGCCCTGAACGAGGACACGCGCTCCTGGACCGCGGCGGACACGGCGGCTCAGATCACCCGGCGGAAGTGGGAGGCAGCTGACGTAGCAAAGGGCTTCAGAGAGTACTTTGAAGGCACGTGCCTGGAGTGGCTCCTCAAATACCTGGAGAATGGGAAGGAGACGCTGCAGCGCGCAG ATCCCCCAAAGACACACGTGACCCACCACCGCACCTCTGACCGTGACGTCACCCTGAAGTGCTGGGCGCTGGGCTTCTACCCTGCGGAGATCACCGTGACCTGGCAGCGTGATGGGGAGGACCTGACCCAGGACACGGAGCTCGTGGAGACCAGGCCTGCGGGGGACGGAACCTTCCAGAAGTGGGCAGCTGTGGGGGTGCCTTctggagaggagcagagataCACGTGTCATGTGCAGCACGAGGGGCTGCCCGAGCCCCTGACCCTGAGATGGG AGCCGCCGCCTCAGGCCGCCATCCCCGCTGGCATGGTGGTGGGCATCATTGCTGGGCTGGTCCTCCTTGGAGCTGCGGTCACTGGAGCTGTGCTGTGGAGGAGGAAGCACGCAG GTGGAAAAGGAGGGAGCTACGCTCAGGCtgcag GCGGTGACAGTGCCCAGGGCTCTGATGTGTCCCTCACGGCTTCTAGAG CGTGA
- the LOC117020260 gene encoding microtubule-associated protein RP/EB family member 1-like, which produces MAVNVYSTSVTSDNLSRHDMLAWINESLQLNLTKVEQLCSGAAYCQFMDMLFPGSIALKKVKFQAKLEHEYIQNFKILQAGFKRMGVDKIIPVDKLVKGKFQDNFEFVQWFKKFFDANYDGKDYDPVAARQGQETAVAPSLVAPALNKPKKPLSSSSAAPQRPIATHRTPKAGAGVVRRNPGVGNGEDEAAELLQQVSVLKLTVEDLEKERDFYFGKLRNIELICQENEGENNPVLQRIVDILYATDEGFVIPDEGGPQEEQEEY; this is translated from the coding sequence ATGGCAGTGAACGTATATTCAACGTCAGTCACCAGCGATAACCTAAGTCGACATGACATGCTGGCGTGGATCAATGAGTCTCTGCAGTTGAATTTGACAAAGGTCGAACAGTTGTGCTCAGGGGCTGCCTATTGTCAGTTTATGGACATGCTGTTCCCTGGCTCCATTGCCTTGAAGAAAGTGAAATTCCAAGCTAAGCTAGAACACGAATACATCCAGAACTTCAAAATACTACAAGCAGGTTTTAAGAGGATGGGTGTTGACAAAATAATTCCTGTGGACAAATTAGTAAAAGGAAAGTTTCAGGACAATTTTGAATTCGTTCAGTGGTTCAAGAAGTTTTTTGATGCAAACTATGATGGAAAAGACTATGACCCTGTAGCTGCCAGACAAGGTCAAGAAACTGCAGTGGCTCCCTCCCTTGTTGCTCCAGCTCTGAACAAACCGAAGAAACCTCTCAGCTCTAGCAGTGCAGCTCCACAGAGGCCCATTGCAACACACAGAACCCCTAAGGCTGGCGCAGGTGTGGTGCGGAGGAATCCTGGTGTGGGCAACGGGGAGGACGAAGCAGCTGAACTGCTGCAGCAGGTCAGCGTATTGAAACTCACTGTCGAAGacttggagaaagagagagatttctaCTTTGGAAAGCTAAGAAACATTGAATTGATTTGCCAGGAGAACGAGGGGGAAAACAACCCTGTACTGCAGAGGATTGTGGACATTCTCTATGCCACAGATGAAGGCTTTGTGATACCTGACGAAGGGGGCCCCCAGGAGGAACAAGAAGAGTATTAA